From a region of the Toxotes jaculatrix isolate fToxJac2 chromosome 7, fToxJac2.pri, whole genome shotgun sequence genome:
- the LOC121184216 gene encoding AP2-associated protein kinase 1-like isoform X7, which translates to MKKFFDSRRELVSSGPGSGAGGGGAGSGGGGSFIGRVFTIGRYQVTVEEIVAEGGFAIVFLVRTHQGLRCALKRMYVNNEHDLQVCKLEIQIMRDLVGNKNIVGFLDSSITAVGAGDVWEVLILMDFCRGGQVVNLMNQRLQTGFSEPEVLQIFCDTCEAVARLHQCKTPIIHRDLKVENILLHDRGHYVLCDFGSATNRFQNPQTEGVQVVEEEIKKYTTLSYRSPEMVNLYGGKVITTKADIWAMGCLLYKLCYFTLPFGESQVAICDGSFTIPDNSRYSQDMHCLIRYMLEPDPDMRPDIYQVSYFAFKLARRECPVPNVHNSSIPAKLPEPVRASEAVAKKSQTKARLTDPIPTTETSIAPRQRPKAGQAQPQPITGILPIQPALTPRKRPNVAAGAPQAIGVGIGVPPPAAAAVQPAQQATAAQAAPQPVQTANMQPQATPQHHQLLMKQQQTSAFLSPQSNQQHQLVQSLHHQQQQHQTASQASSLLQSKAKPVPPVVALQLQYQQQQQQPQHHVFHETAAPHLTPIPESAVIGPAADPEVMTAGRGIHKVGSLTPPSSPKMAPKSGHRRILSDVTHSAVFGVPVSKSTQLLQAAAAEASLNKSKSASTTPSGSPCSSQQSVYHPADGDAPSGLTATNTQPSWNPFGDDNFSKLTAEELLNKDFAKLAETAARGEKITGSSENLIPGLSAFPAERSADIMSAGSALLTARDPFNTLSDTADPQGESNGYSVLGEGQETEPPEGDPQINEGCVHSSDEDEEKGGNKEEQQDGGAVESHVPAHDCSGSRPLLLDSEEEEEQGPQLALHSSPQSNTAPTQPSTTFHHSTPSTIAQNHSQHAPEPAKGIDVAADVFSKAPFRVAQEDVSDVFANAPFPRAPVAAQQQLDVFSQAPFGKRKEATGAQPKTSYPQAAGVHAVTPDPGVLGQVPPQPFRPQALAKYSRHFEGPVPQQLVAAHRVVSNVSRQAAVSSVPVGPLHSWTSEVSAVDPFVSAPFHLKAPQEKP; encoded by the exons ATGAAGAAATTTTTTGATTCTCGTCGGGAGTTGGTGAGCTCTGGGCCTGGTTCCGGAGCCGGTGGAGGAGGCGCTGGTTCCGGCGGCGGTGGCAGCTTCATCGGACGGGTCTTTACCATTGGACGGTATCAAGTGACCGTCGAGGAAATTGTCGCAGAAG GAGGTTTTGCCATAGTTTTTCTGGTGCGGACTCATCAAGGCCTACGTTGTGCACTAAAAAGAATGTATGTCAACAACGAACATGATCTGCAGGTCTGCAAACTTGAGATACAGATTATG aGGGACCTAGTGGGCAACAAAAACATAGTCGGCTTCCTGGATTCCAGCATAACTGCAGTTGGAGCTGGCGATGTGTGGGAAGTCCTAATCTTAATGGACTTCTGTCGAG GTGGACAGGTTGTTAACCTAATGAACCAGCGGTTACAGACAGGCTTCTCTGAACCCGAGGTGTTACAGATCTTCTGTGACACATGCGAAGCGGTCGCTCGTCTCCACCAGTGCAAAACACCAATTATCCATCGAGATCTCAAG GTAGAAAATATTCTCCTGCATGACCGGGGACACTATGTGCTCTGTGACTTTGGAAGTGCCACCAACCGTTTCCAGAACCCTCAGACGGAGGGGGTGCAAGTTGTGGAGGAGGAAATCAAAAA GTACACTACTCTGTCATACCGTTCTCCAGAGATGGTGAACCTCTACGGTGGAAAGGTCATCACAACAAAGGCAGACATTTGG GCCATGGGCTGTCTACTCTATAAGCTGTGCTACTTCACACTTCCTTTTGGGGAGAGCCAAGTGGCTATCTGTGATGGCAGCTTCACCATCCCAGACAATTCCCGCTACTCCCAGGACATGCACTGCCTCATTA GATACATGCTGGAACCTGACCCAGATATGAGACCAGACATCTACCAAGTATCCTACTTTGCCTTTAAACTGGCTCGACGAGAGTGTCCGGTCCCAAATGTGCAT AATTCGTCCATTCCTGCAAAACTTCCTGAGCCTGTCAGAGCCAGTGAAGCTgtggccaaaaagagtcaaaccAAAGCCAG GCTTACAGACCCTATTCCTACCACGGAAACCTCAATTGCACCTCGACAACGGCCTAAGGCTGGTCAGGCTCAGCCCCAGCCAATAACAGGCATTCTTCCCATCCAGCCAGCTCTTACCCCGCGCAAGAGACCCAATGTGGCTGCTGGAGCACCCCAGGCCATAG GTGTTGGTATTGGTGTCCcacctccagctgcagccgctgTCCAACCTGCTCAGCAGGCCACTGCAGCACAGGCGGCACCACAGCCAGTTCAGACAGCCAACATGCAGCCACAGGCTACACCACAGCATCACCAGCTCCTcatgaagcagcagcaaacCTCAGCCTTCTTAAGCCCACAGAGTAACCAGCAG CATCAGCTGGTACAGAGCCTCCAtcaccaacagcagcaacaccaaACAGCGTCTCAGGCGTCTTCCCTGCTGCAGTCCAAAGCTAAACCTGTTCCTCCAGTTGTTGCCCTGCAACTGCaataccagcagcagcagcagcagccgcagcatCATGTATTCCACGAAACAGCAGCTCCCCATCTCACACCCATCCCTGAGTCTGCAGTCATTGGTCCTGCAGCTGACCCAGAGGTCATG ACGGCTGGCCGAGGGATTCACAAAGTCGGTTCTTTGACTCCCCCTTCGTCACCAAAGATGGCCCCTAAGAGTGGCCACAGACGCATCCTGAGCGATGTCACCCACAGTGCTGTGTTCGGGGTTCCAGTCAGCAAGTCCACCCAGCTACTTCAGGCAGCCGCAGCTGAGGCCAGCCTCAACAAGTCCAA ATCAGCCAGCACTACTCCCTCTGGCTCCCCCTGCTCGTCCCAGCAGAGTGTGTATCATCCAGCTGATGGCGATGCCCCGTCAGGCCTCACTGCAACCAACACTCAGCCCAGCTGGAACCCCTTTGGGGATGATAACTTCTCCAAGCTGACGGCGGAGGAGCTGCTCAACAAAGACTTTGCAAAGCTAGCTGAGA CTGCTGCACGAGGAGAGAAGATCACAGGCTCCAGTGAGAATCTTATCCCAGGGCTCAGTGCTTTTCCAG CTGAAAGATCTGCAGACATCATGAGTGCAGGTTCAGCACTGTTGACTGCCCGGGACCCTTTTAATACCCTCTCTGACACCGCAG ACCCACAAGGGGAGAGCAATGGCTACTCTGTGCTCGGGGAGGGACAAGAGACTGAACCTCCGGAAGGAGATCCTCAAATAAACGAGGGCTGTGTGCACTCCAGTGATGAAGAcgaggagaaaggaggaaataaggaagagcagcaggacgGTGGAGCCGTTGAGAGTCATGTACCAGCCCATGACTGCAGTGGCTCCAGACCTCTGCTGCTGGActctgaggaagaagaggaacaaGGGCCTCAGTTAGCCCTCCACTCATCACCGCAGTCCAACACAGCACCAACACAACCATCTACTACCTTCCATCATTCTACTCCAAGCACCATTGCTCAGAATcattcccagcatgcacctgaGCCAGCAAAGGGGATAGATGTTGCTGCAGATGTCTTCTCTAAAGCCCCCTTTCGGGTTGCACAAGAAGATGTGAGCGACGTGTTTGCCAATGCTCCGTTTCCACGTGCTCCCGTCGCAGCTCAGCAACAGCTCGACGTATTCTCTCAGGCTCCctttggaaaaagaaaggaggctACAGGAGCTCAGCCCAAGACCTCGTACCCTCAAGCAGCCGGAGTTCACGCTGTGACTCCTGATCCAGGTGTGCTTGGACAGGTTCCCCCTCAACCATTCCGCCCTCAAGCCCTAGCCAAATATTCCCGGCACTTTGAGGGACCCGTGCCCCAGCAGCTAGTAGCAGCTCACAGAGTGGTATCCAATGTGAGCAGGCAAGCCGCTGTGTCATCAGTCCCTGTTGGACCTCTTCACTCATGGACGTCAGAAGTGAGCGCTGTCGACCCCTTCGTCTCTGCACCCTTTCACCTCAAGGCCCCTCAAGAAAAGCCCTGA
- the LOC121184216 gene encoding AP2-associated protein kinase 1-like isoform X5, whose amino-acid sequence MKKFFDSRRELVSSGPGSGAGGGGAGSGGGGSFIGRVFTIGRYQVTVEEIVAEGGFAIVFLVRTHQGLRCALKRMYVNNEHDLQVCKLEIQIMRDLVGNKNIVGFLDSSITAVGAGDVWEVLILMDFCRGGQVVNLMNQRLQTGFSEPEVLQIFCDTCEAVARLHQCKTPIIHRDLKVENILLHDRGHYVLCDFGSATNRFQNPQTEGVQVVEEEIKKYTTLSYRSPEMVNLYGGKVITTKADIWAMGCLLYKLCYFTLPFGESQVAICDGSFTIPDNSRYSQDMHCLIRYMLEPDPDMRPDIYQVSYFAFKLARRECPVPNVHNSSIPAKLPEPVRASEAVAKKSQTKARLTDPIPTTETSIAPRQRPKAGQAQPQPITGILPIQPALTPRKRPNVAAGAPQAIGVGIGVPPPAAAAVQPAQQATAAQAAPQPVQTANMQPQATPQHHQLLMKQQQTSAFLSPQSNQQHQLVQSLHHQQQQHQTASQASSLLQSKAKPVPPVVALQLQYQQQQQQPQHHVFHETAAPHLTPIPESAVIGPAADPEVMTAGRGIHKVGSLTPPSSPKMAPKSGHRRILSDVTHSAVFGVPVSKSTQLLQAAAAEASLNKSKSASTTPSGSPCSSQQSVYHPADGDAPSGLTATNTQPSWNPFGDDNFSKLTAEELLNKDFAKLAETAARGEKITGSSENLIPGLSAFPAERSADIMSAGSALLTARDPFNTLSDTAAKAEVCVDSLIPGLEAPQAQRHSAQPELIPASMPDSLTGEDSLLGCDLLSHTSPHGNQPVSALPSSSSSCSSAPPGSGSGSCLEELPPGQTASDPQGESNGYSVLGEGQETEPPEGDPQINEGCVHSSDEDEEKGGNKEEQQDGGAVESHVPAHDCSGSRPLLLDSEEEEEQGPQLALHSSPQSNTAPTQPSTTFHHSTPSTIAQNHSQHAPEPAKGIDVAADVFSKAPFRVAQEDVSDVFANAPFPRAPVAAQQQLDVFSQAPFGKRKEATGAQPKTSYPQAAGVHAVTPDPGVLGQVPPQPFRPQALAKYSRHFEGPVPQQLVAAHRVVSNVSRQAAVSSVPVGPLHSWTSEVSAVDPFVSAPFHLKAPQEKP is encoded by the exons ATGAAGAAATTTTTTGATTCTCGTCGGGAGTTGGTGAGCTCTGGGCCTGGTTCCGGAGCCGGTGGAGGAGGCGCTGGTTCCGGCGGCGGTGGCAGCTTCATCGGACGGGTCTTTACCATTGGACGGTATCAAGTGACCGTCGAGGAAATTGTCGCAGAAG GAGGTTTTGCCATAGTTTTTCTGGTGCGGACTCATCAAGGCCTACGTTGTGCACTAAAAAGAATGTATGTCAACAACGAACATGATCTGCAGGTCTGCAAACTTGAGATACAGATTATG aGGGACCTAGTGGGCAACAAAAACATAGTCGGCTTCCTGGATTCCAGCATAACTGCAGTTGGAGCTGGCGATGTGTGGGAAGTCCTAATCTTAATGGACTTCTGTCGAG GTGGACAGGTTGTTAACCTAATGAACCAGCGGTTACAGACAGGCTTCTCTGAACCCGAGGTGTTACAGATCTTCTGTGACACATGCGAAGCGGTCGCTCGTCTCCACCAGTGCAAAACACCAATTATCCATCGAGATCTCAAG GTAGAAAATATTCTCCTGCATGACCGGGGACACTATGTGCTCTGTGACTTTGGAAGTGCCACCAACCGTTTCCAGAACCCTCAGACGGAGGGGGTGCAAGTTGTGGAGGAGGAAATCAAAAA GTACACTACTCTGTCATACCGTTCTCCAGAGATGGTGAACCTCTACGGTGGAAAGGTCATCACAACAAAGGCAGACATTTGG GCCATGGGCTGTCTACTCTATAAGCTGTGCTACTTCACACTTCCTTTTGGGGAGAGCCAAGTGGCTATCTGTGATGGCAGCTTCACCATCCCAGACAATTCCCGCTACTCCCAGGACATGCACTGCCTCATTA GATACATGCTGGAACCTGACCCAGATATGAGACCAGACATCTACCAAGTATCCTACTTTGCCTTTAAACTGGCTCGACGAGAGTGTCCGGTCCCAAATGTGCAT AATTCGTCCATTCCTGCAAAACTTCCTGAGCCTGTCAGAGCCAGTGAAGCTgtggccaaaaagagtcaaaccAAAGCCAG GCTTACAGACCCTATTCCTACCACGGAAACCTCAATTGCACCTCGACAACGGCCTAAGGCTGGTCAGGCTCAGCCCCAGCCAATAACAGGCATTCTTCCCATCCAGCCAGCTCTTACCCCGCGCAAGAGACCCAATGTGGCTGCTGGAGCACCCCAGGCCATAG GTGTTGGTATTGGTGTCCcacctccagctgcagccgctgTCCAACCTGCTCAGCAGGCCACTGCAGCACAGGCGGCACCACAGCCAGTTCAGACAGCCAACATGCAGCCACAGGCTACACCACAGCATCACCAGCTCCTcatgaagcagcagcaaacCTCAGCCTTCTTAAGCCCACAGAGTAACCAGCAG CATCAGCTGGTACAGAGCCTCCAtcaccaacagcagcaacaccaaACAGCGTCTCAGGCGTCTTCCCTGCTGCAGTCCAAAGCTAAACCTGTTCCTCCAGTTGTTGCCCTGCAACTGCaataccagcagcagcagcagcagccgcagcatCATGTATTCCACGAAACAGCAGCTCCCCATCTCACACCCATCCCTGAGTCTGCAGTCATTGGTCCTGCAGCTGACCCAGAGGTCATG ACGGCTGGCCGAGGGATTCACAAAGTCGGTTCTTTGACTCCCCCTTCGTCACCAAAGATGGCCCCTAAGAGTGGCCACAGACGCATCCTGAGCGATGTCACCCACAGTGCTGTGTTCGGGGTTCCAGTCAGCAAGTCCACCCAGCTACTTCAGGCAGCCGCAGCTGAGGCCAGCCTCAACAAGTCCAA ATCAGCCAGCACTACTCCCTCTGGCTCCCCCTGCTCGTCCCAGCAGAGTGTGTATCATCCAGCTGATGGCGATGCCCCGTCAGGCCTCACTGCAACCAACACTCAGCCCAGCTGGAACCCCTTTGGGGATGATAACTTCTCCAAGCTGACGGCGGAGGAGCTGCTCAACAAAGACTTTGCAAAGCTAGCTGAGA CTGCTGCACGAGGAGAGAAGATCACAGGCTCCAGTGAGAATCTTATCCCAGGGCTCAGTGCTTTTCCAG CTGAAAGATCTGCAGACATCATGAGTGCAGGTTCAGCACTGTTGACTGCCCGGGACCCTTTTAATACCCTCTCTGACACCGCAG CAAaggcagaggtgtgtgtggatTCACTGATTCCTGGGTTGGAAGCCCCCCAGGCCCAGCGACATTCAGCCCAGCCAGAGCTCATCCCTGCCAGCATGCCAG ACTCTCTCACTGGGGAGGACTCTCTGCTGGGTTGCGATCTGTTATCTCATACTTCTCCTCATGGAAACCAGCCTGTTTCtgctcttccctcctcctcctcctcctgctcctctgctcctcctggcTCCGGCTCTGGATCCTGTCTGGAGGAGCTGCCGCCTGGTCAGACAGCTTCTG ACCCACAAGGGGAGAGCAATGGCTACTCTGTGCTCGGGGAGGGACAAGAGACTGAACCTCCGGAAGGAGATCCTCAAATAAACGAGGGCTGTGTGCACTCCAGTGATGAAGAcgaggagaaaggaggaaataaggaagagcagcaggacgGTGGAGCCGTTGAGAGTCATGTACCAGCCCATGACTGCAGTGGCTCCAGACCTCTGCTGCTGGActctgaggaagaagaggaacaaGGGCCTCAGTTAGCCCTCCACTCATCACCGCAGTCCAACACAGCACCAACACAACCATCTACTACCTTCCATCATTCTACTCCAAGCACCATTGCTCAGAATcattcccagcatgcacctgaGCCAGCAAAGGGGATAGATGTTGCTGCAGATGTCTTCTCTAAAGCCCCCTTTCGGGTTGCACAAGAAGATGTGAGCGACGTGTTTGCCAATGCTCCGTTTCCACGTGCTCCCGTCGCAGCTCAGCAACAGCTCGACGTATTCTCTCAGGCTCCctttggaaaaagaaaggaggctACAGGAGCTCAGCCCAAGACCTCGTACCCTCAAGCAGCCGGAGTTCACGCTGTGACTCCTGATCCAGGTGTGCTTGGACAGGTTCCCCCTCAACCATTCCGCCCTCAAGCCCTAGCCAAATATTCCCGGCACTTTGAGGGACCCGTGCCCCAGCAGCTAGTAGCAGCTCACAGAGTGGTATCCAATGTGAGCAGGCAAGCCGCTGTGTCATCAGTCCCTGTTGGACCTCTTCACTCATGGACGTCAGAAGTGAGCGCTGTCGACCCCTTCGTCTCTGCACCCTTTCACCTCAAGGCCCCTCAAGAAAAGCCCTGA
- the LOC121184216 gene encoding AP2-associated protein kinase 1-like isoform X4, whose amino-acid sequence MKKFFDSRRELVSSGPGSGAGGGGAGSGGGGSFIGRVFTIGRYQVTVEEIVAEGGFAIVFLVRTHQGLRCALKRMYVNNEHDLQVCKLEIQIMRDLVGNKNIVGFLDSSITAVGAGDVWEVLILMDFCRGGQVVNLMNQRLQTGFSEPEVLQIFCDTCEAVARLHQCKTPIIHRDLKVENILLHDRGHYVLCDFGSATNRFQNPQTEGVQVVEEEIKKYTTLSYRSPEMVNLYGGKVITTKADIWAMGCLLYKLCYFTLPFGESQVAICDGSFTIPDNSRYSQDMHCLIRYMLEPDPDMRPDIYQVSYFAFKLARRECPVPNVHNSSIPAKLPEPVRASEAVAKKSQTKARLTDPIPTTETSIAPRQRPKAGQAQPQPITGILPIQPALTPRKRPNVAAGAPQAIGVGIGVPPPAAAAVQPAQQATAAQAAPQPVQTANMQPQATPQHHQLLMKQQQTSAFLSPQSNQQHQLVQSLHHQQQQHQTASQASSLLQSKAKPVPPVVALQLQYQQQQQQPQHHVFHETAAPHLTPIPESAVIGPAADPETAGRGIHKVGSLTPPSSPKMAPKSGHRRILSDVTHSAVFGVPVSKSTQLLQAAAAEASLNKSKSASTTPSGSPCSSQQSVYHPADGDAPSGLTATNTQPSWNPFGDDNFSKLTAEELLNKDFAKLAETAARGEKITGSSENLIPGLSAFPAKAEVCVDSLIPGLEAPQAQRHSAQPELIPASMPDSLTGEDSLLGCDLLSHTSPHGNQPVSALPSSSSSCSSAPPGSGSGSCLEELPPGQTASDSAFLMSCGEKGNDDEFDPIPVLISKNSNQDPQGESNGYSVLGEGQETEPPEGDPQINEGCVHSSDEDEEKGGNKEEQQDGGAVESHVPAHDCSGSRPLLLDSEEEEEQGPQLALHSSPQSNTAPTQPSTTFHHSTPSTIAQNHSQHAPEPAKGIDVAADVFSKAPFRVAQEDVSDVFANAPFPRAPVAAQQQLDVFSQAPFGKRKEATGAQPKTSYPQAAGVHAVTPDPGVLGQVPPQPFRPQALAKYSRHFEGPVPQQLVAAHRVVSNVSRQAAVSSVPVGPLHSWTSEVSAVDPFVSAPFHLKAPQEKP is encoded by the exons ATGAAGAAATTTTTTGATTCTCGTCGGGAGTTGGTGAGCTCTGGGCCTGGTTCCGGAGCCGGTGGAGGAGGCGCTGGTTCCGGCGGCGGTGGCAGCTTCATCGGACGGGTCTTTACCATTGGACGGTATCAAGTGACCGTCGAGGAAATTGTCGCAGAAG GAGGTTTTGCCATAGTTTTTCTGGTGCGGACTCATCAAGGCCTACGTTGTGCACTAAAAAGAATGTATGTCAACAACGAACATGATCTGCAGGTCTGCAAACTTGAGATACAGATTATG aGGGACCTAGTGGGCAACAAAAACATAGTCGGCTTCCTGGATTCCAGCATAACTGCAGTTGGAGCTGGCGATGTGTGGGAAGTCCTAATCTTAATGGACTTCTGTCGAG GTGGACAGGTTGTTAACCTAATGAACCAGCGGTTACAGACAGGCTTCTCTGAACCCGAGGTGTTACAGATCTTCTGTGACACATGCGAAGCGGTCGCTCGTCTCCACCAGTGCAAAACACCAATTATCCATCGAGATCTCAAG GTAGAAAATATTCTCCTGCATGACCGGGGACACTATGTGCTCTGTGACTTTGGAAGTGCCACCAACCGTTTCCAGAACCCTCAGACGGAGGGGGTGCAAGTTGTGGAGGAGGAAATCAAAAA GTACACTACTCTGTCATACCGTTCTCCAGAGATGGTGAACCTCTACGGTGGAAAGGTCATCACAACAAAGGCAGACATTTGG GCCATGGGCTGTCTACTCTATAAGCTGTGCTACTTCACACTTCCTTTTGGGGAGAGCCAAGTGGCTATCTGTGATGGCAGCTTCACCATCCCAGACAATTCCCGCTACTCCCAGGACATGCACTGCCTCATTA GATACATGCTGGAACCTGACCCAGATATGAGACCAGACATCTACCAAGTATCCTACTTTGCCTTTAAACTGGCTCGACGAGAGTGTCCGGTCCCAAATGTGCAT AATTCGTCCATTCCTGCAAAACTTCCTGAGCCTGTCAGAGCCAGTGAAGCTgtggccaaaaagagtcaaaccAAAGCCAG GCTTACAGACCCTATTCCTACCACGGAAACCTCAATTGCACCTCGACAACGGCCTAAGGCTGGTCAGGCTCAGCCCCAGCCAATAACAGGCATTCTTCCCATCCAGCCAGCTCTTACCCCGCGCAAGAGACCCAATGTGGCTGCTGGAGCACCCCAGGCCATAG GTGTTGGTATTGGTGTCCcacctccagctgcagccgctgTCCAACCTGCTCAGCAGGCCACTGCAGCACAGGCGGCACCACAGCCAGTTCAGACAGCCAACATGCAGCCACAGGCTACACCACAGCATCACCAGCTCCTcatgaagcagcagcaaacCTCAGCCTTCTTAAGCCCACAGAGTAACCAGCAG CATCAGCTGGTACAGAGCCTCCAtcaccaacagcagcaacaccaaACAGCGTCTCAGGCGTCTTCCCTGCTGCAGTCCAAAGCTAAACCTGTTCCTCCAGTTGTTGCCCTGCAACTGCaataccagcagcagcagcagcagccgcagcatCATGTATTCCACGAAACAGCAGCTCCCCATCTCACACCCATCCCTGAGTCTGCAGTCATTGGTCCTGCAGCTGACCCAGAG ACGGCTGGCCGAGGGATTCACAAAGTCGGTTCTTTGACTCCCCCTTCGTCACCAAAGATGGCCCCTAAGAGTGGCCACAGACGCATCCTGAGCGATGTCACCCACAGTGCTGTGTTCGGGGTTCCAGTCAGCAAGTCCACCCAGCTACTTCAGGCAGCCGCAGCTGAGGCCAGCCTCAACAAGTCCAA ATCAGCCAGCACTACTCCCTCTGGCTCCCCCTGCTCGTCCCAGCAGAGTGTGTATCATCCAGCTGATGGCGATGCCCCGTCAGGCCTCACTGCAACCAACACTCAGCCCAGCTGGAACCCCTTTGGGGATGATAACTTCTCCAAGCTGACGGCGGAGGAGCTGCTCAACAAAGACTTTGCAAAGCTAGCTGAGA CTGCTGCACGAGGAGAGAAGATCACAGGCTCCAGTGAGAATCTTATCCCAGGGCTCAGTGCTTTTCCAG CAAaggcagaggtgtgtgtggatTCACTGATTCCTGGGTTGGAAGCCCCCCAGGCCCAGCGACATTCAGCCCAGCCAGAGCTCATCCCTGCCAGCATGCCAG ACTCTCTCACTGGGGAGGACTCTCTGCTGGGTTGCGATCTGTTATCTCATACTTCTCCTCATGGAAACCAGCCTGTTTCtgctcttccctcctcctcctcctcctgctcctctgctcctcctggcTCCGGCTCTGGATCCTGTCTGGAGGAGCTGCCGCCTGGTCAGACAGCTTCTG ACTCTGCTTTCCTCATGTCGTGTGGGGAGAAGGGCAATGACGACGAGTTTGACCCTATTCCCGTGCTCATCTCCAAAAACTCAAATCAAG ACCCACAAGGGGAGAGCAATGGCTACTCTGTGCTCGGGGAGGGACAAGAGACTGAACCTCCGGAAGGAGATCCTCAAATAAACGAGGGCTGTGTGCACTCCAGTGATGAAGAcgaggagaaaggaggaaataaggaagagcagcaggacgGTGGAGCCGTTGAGAGTCATGTACCAGCCCATGACTGCAGTGGCTCCAGACCTCTGCTGCTGGActctgaggaagaagaggaacaaGGGCCTCAGTTAGCCCTCCACTCATCACCGCAGTCCAACACAGCACCAACACAACCATCTACTACCTTCCATCATTCTACTCCAAGCACCATTGCTCAGAATcattcccagcatgcacctgaGCCAGCAAAGGGGATAGATGTTGCTGCAGATGTCTTCTCTAAAGCCCCCTTTCGGGTTGCACAAGAAGATGTGAGCGACGTGTTTGCCAATGCTCCGTTTCCACGTGCTCCCGTCGCAGCTCAGCAACAGCTCGACGTATTCTCTCAGGCTCCctttggaaaaagaaaggaggctACAGGAGCTCAGCCCAAGACCTCGTACCCTCAAGCAGCCGGAGTTCACGCTGTGACTCCTGATCCAGGTGTGCTTGGACAGGTTCCCCCTCAACCATTCCGCCCTCAAGCCCTAGCCAAATATTCCCGGCACTTTGAGGGACCCGTGCCCCAGCAGCTAGTAGCAGCTCACAGAGTGGTATCCAATGTGAGCAGGCAAGCCGCTGTGTCATCAGTCCCTGTTGGACCTCTTCACTCATGGACGTCAGAAGTGAGCGCTGTCGACCCCTTCGTCTCTGCACCCTTTCACCTCAAGGCCCCTCAAGAAAAGCCCTGA